Proteins found in one Pseudopipra pipra isolate bDixPip1 chromosome 19, bDixPip1.hap1, whole genome shotgun sequence genomic segment:
- the ZNF207 gene encoding BUB3-interacting and GLEBS motif-containing protein ZNF207 isoform X4 has product MGRKKKKQLKPWCWYCNRDFDDEKILIQHQKAKHFKCHICHKKLYTGPGLAIHCMQVHKETIDAVPNAIPGRTDIELEIYGMEGIPEKDMEERRRLLEQKTQESQKKKQQDDSDEYEDDESAASTSFQPQQVQPQQGYIPPMAQPGLPPVPGAPGMPPGIPPLMAGVPPMMPGMPPVMPGMPPGMMPMGGMMPPGPGIPPLMPGMPPGMPPPVGPRPGMPPMTQAQPVTAPGILNRPPAPAATAPTPQPPVTKPLFPSAGQMGTPVTSSSAASSNSESLSASSNALFPSTAQAAAAVPGPVGTDFKPLNSTPATTTEPPKPTFPAYTQSTASTTSTTNSTAAKPATSITSKPATLTTTSATSKLIHPDEDISLEERRAQLPKYQRNLPRPGQAALGNPPVGPIGGMMPPQPGIPPQQQGMRPPMPPHGQYGAHHQGMPGYLPGAMPPYGQGPPMVPPYQSGPPRPPMGMRPPVMSQGGRY; this is encoded by the exons ATGGGACGTAAGAAGAAGAAGCAGCTGAAGCCTTGGTGCTG GTATTGTAATAGGGATTTTGACGATGAAAAAATCCTTATACAGCATCAGAAAGCAAAGCACTTTAAATGCCATATATGTCATAAGAAACTCTATACAGGACCTGGTTTAGCTATACATTGCATGCAG gtACATAAGGAAACAATAGATGCTGTTCCAAATGCTATTCCCGGAAGAACAGACATTGAACTGGAAATCTATGGGATGGAGGGCATTCCAGAAAAAGATATGGAGGAACGGAGGAGGTTACTTGAACAAAAAACTCAGG AGagccagaaaaagaaacaacaggaTGACTCTGATGAGTATGAAGATGACGAATCTGCGGCTTCGACTTCATTTCAACCCCAGCAGGTTCAGCCACAGCAGGGGTACATTCCCCCAATGGCACAGCCTGGTCTGCCTCCTGTGCCAGGTGCTCCAGGGATGCCTCCAG gtatTCCGCCATTAATGGCAGGTGTTCCACCTATGATGCCTGGAATGCCTCCAGTTATGCCTGGAATGCCACCTGG GATGATGCCAATGGGTGGAATGATGCCTCCTGGGCCAGGAATCCCACCTCTTATGCCTGGTATGCCACCAG GTATGCCTCCCCCCGTGGGGCCGCGGCCTGGCATGCCCCCAATGACACAAGCCCAGCCTGTCACAGCTCCAGGCATCCTTAACCggcctccagctcctgctgcaacAGCACCCACCCCACAGCCTCCAGTCACTAAACCACTCTTCCCAAGTGCGGGGCAG ATGGGGACACCTGTCACAAGCTCAAGTGCAGCTTCCTCCAATTCAGAAAGTCTGTCAGCGTCTTCTAACGCTCTGTTTCCTAGCACAGCACAA gctgcagcagctgtgccagggccagtTGGTACTGATTTCAAACCTTTGAATTCTACACCTGCAACGACAACAGAGCCCCCAAAACCTACATTCCCTGCTTACACACAGTCCACAGCCTCAACCACTAGCACCACCAACAGTACTGCAGCTAAACCAGCCACATCTATAACAAGTAAGCCTGCTACCCTCACCACAACCAGTGCAACCAGTAAGTTGATCCATCCAGATGAGGATATATCACTG GAAGAGCGAAGGGCTCAGTTGCCCAAGTACCAGCGCAATCTTCCTCGGCCAGGACAGGCTGCCCTGGGTAATCCACCAGTTGGACCAATTGGAGGTATGATGCCaccacagccaggaattcctccACAGCAACAAGGAATGAGACCTCCCATGCCACCTCATG GTCAGTATGGTGCTCATCACCAGGGCATGCCAGGATATCTTCCTGGGGCCATGCCTCCATACGGTCAGGGACCTCCGATGGTGCCCCCGTACCAAAGTGGACCTCCTCGACCTCCCATGGGAATGAGACCCCCCGTAATGTCGCAAGGTGGCCGCTACTGA
- the ZNF207 gene encoding BUB3-interacting and GLEBS motif-containing protein ZNF207 isoform X3: MGRKKKKQLKPWCWYCNRDFDDEKILIQHQKAKHFKCHICHKKLYTGPGLAIHCMQVHKETIDAVPNAIPGRTDIELEIYGMEGIPEKDMEERRRLLEQKTQESQKKKQQDDSDEYEDDESAASTSFQPQQVQPQQGYIPPMAQPGLPPVPGAPGMPPGIPPLMAGVPPMMPGMPPVMPGMPPGMMPMGGMMPPGPGIPPLMPGMPPGRSGLSNSYYGMPPPVGPRPGMPPMTQAQPVTAPGILNRPPAPAATAPTPQPPVTKPLFPSAGQMGTPVTSSSAASSNSESLSASSNALFPSTAQAAAAVPGPVGTDFKPLNSTPATTTEPPKPTFPAYTQSTASTTSTTNSTAAKPATSITSKPATLTTTSATSKLIHPDEDISLEERRAQLPKYQRNLPRPGQAALGNPPVGPIGGMMPPQPGIPPQQQGMRPPMPPHGQYGAHHQGMPGYLPGAMPPYGQGPPMVPPYQSGPPRPPMGMRPPVMSQGGRY; encoded by the exons ATGGGACGTAAGAAGAAGAAGCAGCTGAAGCCTTGGTGCTG GTATTGTAATAGGGATTTTGACGATGAAAAAATCCTTATACAGCATCAGAAAGCAAAGCACTTTAAATGCCATATATGTCATAAGAAACTCTATACAGGACCTGGTTTAGCTATACATTGCATGCAG gtACATAAGGAAACAATAGATGCTGTTCCAAATGCTATTCCCGGAAGAACAGACATTGAACTGGAAATCTATGGGATGGAGGGCATTCCAGAAAAAGATATGGAGGAACGGAGGAGGTTACTTGAACAAAAAACTCAGG AGagccagaaaaagaaacaacaggaTGACTCTGATGAGTATGAAGATGACGAATCTGCGGCTTCGACTTCATTTCAACCCCAGCAGGTTCAGCCACAGCAGGGGTACATTCCCCCAATGGCACAGCCTGGTCTGCCTCCTGTGCCAGGTGCTCCAGGGATGCCTCCAG gtatTCCGCCATTAATGGCAGGTGTTCCACCTATGATGCCTGGAATGCCTCCAGTTATGCCTGGAATGCCACCTGG GATGATGCCAATGGGTGGAATGATGCCTCCTGGGCCAGGAATCCCACCTCTTATGCCTGGTATGCCACCAGGTAGGTCAGGGTTGTCGAACTCGTACTATG GTATGCCTCCCCCCGTGGGGCCGCGGCCTGGCATGCCCCCAATGACACAAGCCCAGCCTGTCACAGCTCCAGGCATCCTTAACCggcctccagctcctgctgcaacAGCACCCACCCCACAGCCTCCAGTCACTAAACCACTCTTCCCAAGTGCGGGGCAG ATGGGGACACCTGTCACAAGCTCAAGTGCAGCTTCCTCCAATTCAGAAAGTCTGTCAGCGTCTTCTAACGCTCTGTTTCCTAGCACAGCACAA gctgcagcagctgtgccagggccagtTGGTACTGATTTCAAACCTTTGAATTCTACACCTGCAACGACAACAGAGCCCCCAAAACCTACATTCCCTGCTTACACACAGTCCACAGCCTCAACCACTAGCACCACCAACAGTACTGCAGCTAAACCAGCCACATCTATAACAAGTAAGCCTGCTACCCTCACCACAACCAGTGCAACCAGTAAGTTGATCCATCCAGATGAGGATATATCACTG GAAGAGCGAAGGGCTCAGTTGCCCAAGTACCAGCGCAATCTTCCTCGGCCAGGACAGGCTGCCCTGGGTAATCCACCAGTTGGACCAATTGGAGGTATGATGCCaccacagccaggaattcctccACAGCAACAAGGAATGAGACCTCCCATGCCACCTCATG GTCAGTATGGTGCTCATCACCAGGGCATGCCAGGATATCTTCCTGGGGCCATGCCTCCATACGGTCAGGGACCTCCGATGGTGCCCCCGTACCAAAGTGGACCTCCTCGACCTCCCATGGGAATGAGACCCCCCGTAATGTCGCAAGGTGGCCGCTACTGA
- the ZNF207 gene encoding BUB3-interacting and GLEBS motif-containing protein ZNF207 isoform X2: MGRKKKKQLKPWCWYCNRDFDDEKILIQHQKAKHFKCHICHKKLYTGPGLAIHCMQVHKETIDAVPNAIPGRTDIELEIYGMEGIPEKDMEERRRLLEQKTQESQKKKQQDDSDEYEDDESAASTSFQPQQVQPQQGYIPPMAQPGLPPVPGAPGMPPGIPPLMAGVPPMMPGMPPVMPGMPPGLHQQRKYMQSFCGGNMMMPMGGMMPPGPGIPPLMPGMPPGMPPPVGPRPGMPPMTQAQPVTAPGILNRPPAPAATAPTPQPPVTKPLFPSAGQMGTPVTSSSAASSNSESLSASSNALFPSTAQAAAAVPGPVGTDFKPLNSTPATTTEPPKPTFPAYTQSTASTTSTTNSTAAKPATSITSKPATLTTTSATSKLIHPDEDISLEERRAQLPKYQRNLPRPGQAALGNPPVGPIGGMMPPQPGIPPQQQGMRPPMPPHGQYGAHHQGMPGYLPGAMPPYGQGPPMVPPYQSGPPRPPMGMRPPVMSQGGRY, translated from the exons ATGGGACGTAAGAAGAAGAAGCAGCTGAAGCCTTGGTGCTG GTATTGTAATAGGGATTTTGACGATGAAAAAATCCTTATACAGCATCAGAAAGCAAAGCACTTTAAATGCCATATATGTCATAAGAAACTCTATACAGGACCTGGTTTAGCTATACATTGCATGCAG gtACATAAGGAAACAATAGATGCTGTTCCAAATGCTATTCCCGGAAGAACAGACATTGAACTGGAAATCTATGGGATGGAGGGCATTCCAGAAAAAGATATGGAGGAACGGAGGAGGTTACTTGAACAAAAAACTCAGG AGagccagaaaaagaaacaacaggaTGACTCTGATGAGTATGAAGATGACGAATCTGCGGCTTCGACTTCATTTCAACCCCAGCAGGTTCAGCCACAGCAGGGGTACATTCCCCCAATGGCACAGCCTGGTCTGCCTCCTGTGCCAGGTGCTCCAGGGATGCCTCCAG gtatTCCGCCATTAATGGCAGGTGTTCCACCTATGATGCCTGGAATGCCTCCAGTTATGCCTGGAATGCCACCTGG ATTACATCAACAGAGAAAATACATGCAGTCATTTTGTGGTGGAAACAT GATGATGCCAATGGGTGGAATGATGCCTCCTGGGCCAGGAATCCCACCTCTTATGCCTGGTATGCCACCAG GTATGCCTCCCCCCGTGGGGCCGCGGCCTGGCATGCCCCCAATGACACAAGCCCAGCCTGTCACAGCTCCAGGCATCCTTAACCggcctccagctcctgctgcaacAGCACCCACCCCACAGCCTCCAGTCACTAAACCACTCTTCCCAAGTGCGGGGCAG ATGGGGACACCTGTCACAAGCTCAAGTGCAGCTTCCTCCAATTCAGAAAGTCTGTCAGCGTCTTCTAACGCTCTGTTTCCTAGCACAGCACAA gctgcagcagctgtgccagggccagtTGGTACTGATTTCAAACCTTTGAATTCTACACCTGCAACGACAACAGAGCCCCCAAAACCTACATTCCCTGCTTACACACAGTCCACAGCCTCAACCACTAGCACCACCAACAGTACTGCAGCTAAACCAGCCACATCTATAACAAGTAAGCCTGCTACCCTCACCACAACCAGTGCAACCAGTAAGTTGATCCATCCAGATGAGGATATATCACTG GAAGAGCGAAGGGCTCAGTTGCCCAAGTACCAGCGCAATCTTCCTCGGCCAGGACAGGCTGCCCTGGGTAATCCACCAGTTGGACCAATTGGAGGTATGATGCCaccacagccaggaattcctccACAGCAACAAGGAATGAGACCTCCCATGCCACCTCATG GTCAGTATGGTGCTCATCACCAGGGCATGCCAGGATATCTTCCTGGGGCCATGCCTCCATACGGTCAGGGACCTCCGATGGTGCCCCCGTACCAAAGTGGACCTCCTCGACCTCCCATGGGAATGAGACCCCCCGTAATGTCGCAAGGTGGCCGCTACTGA
- the ZNF207 gene encoding BUB3-interacting and GLEBS motif-containing protein ZNF207 isoform X6, with translation MGRKKKKQLKPWCWYCNRDFDDEKILIQHQKAKHFKCHICHKKLYTGPGLAIHCMQVHKETIDAVPNAIPGRTDIELEIYGMEGIPEKDMEERRRLLEQKTQESQKKKQQDDSDEYEDDESAASTSFQPQQVQPQQGYIPPMAQPGLPPVPGAPGMPPGIPPLMAGVPPMMPGMPPVMPGMPPGLHQQRKYMQSFCGGNMMMPMGGMMPPGPGIPPLMPGMPPGMPPPVGPRPGMPPMTQAQPVTAPGILNRPPAPAATAPTPQPPVTKPLFPSAGQAAAAVPGPVGTDFKPLNSTPATTTEPPKPTFPAYTQSTASTTSTTNSTAAKPATSITSKPATLTTTSATSKLIHPDEDISLEERRAQLPKYQRNLPRPGQAALGNPPVGPIGGMMPPQPGIPPQQQGMRPPMPPHGQYGAHHQGMPGYLPGAMPPYGQGPPMVPPYQSGPPRPPMGMRPPVMSQGGRY, from the exons ATGGGACGTAAGAAGAAGAAGCAGCTGAAGCCTTGGTGCTG GTATTGTAATAGGGATTTTGACGATGAAAAAATCCTTATACAGCATCAGAAAGCAAAGCACTTTAAATGCCATATATGTCATAAGAAACTCTATACAGGACCTGGTTTAGCTATACATTGCATGCAG gtACATAAGGAAACAATAGATGCTGTTCCAAATGCTATTCCCGGAAGAACAGACATTGAACTGGAAATCTATGGGATGGAGGGCATTCCAGAAAAAGATATGGAGGAACGGAGGAGGTTACTTGAACAAAAAACTCAGG AGagccagaaaaagaaacaacaggaTGACTCTGATGAGTATGAAGATGACGAATCTGCGGCTTCGACTTCATTTCAACCCCAGCAGGTTCAGCCACAGCAGGGGTACATTCCCCCAATGGCACAGCCTGGTCTGCCTCCTGTGCCAGGTGCTCCAGGGATGCCTCCAG gtatTCCGCCATTAATGGCAGGTGTTCCACCTATGATGCCTGGAATGCCTCCAGTTATGCCTGGAATGCCACCTGG ATTACATCAACAGAGAAAATACATGCAGTCATTTTGTGGTGGAAACAT GATGATGCCAATGGGTGGAATGATGCCTCCTGGGCCAGGAATCCCACCTCTTATGCCTGGTATGCCACCAG GTATGCCTCCCCCCGTGGGGCCGCGGCCTGGCATGCCCCCAATGACACAAGCCCAGCCTGTCACAGCTCCAGGCATCCTTAACCggcctccagctcctgctgcaacAGCACCCACCCCACAGCCTCCAGTCACTAAACCACTCTTCCCAAGTGCGGGGCAG gctgcagcagctgtgccagggccagtTGGTACTGATTTCAAACCTTTGAATTCTACACCTGCAACGACAACAGAGCCCCCAAAACCTACATTCCCTGCTTACACACAGTCCACAGCCTCAACCACTAGCACCACCAACAGTACTGCAGCTAAACCAGCCACATCTATAACAAGTAAGCCTGCTACCCTCACCACAACCAGTGCAACCAGTAAGTTGATCCATCCAGATGAGGATATATCACTG GAAGAGCGAAGGGCTCAGTTGCCCAAGTACCAGCGCAATCTTCCTCGGCCAGGACAGGCTGCCCTGGGTAATCCACCAGTTGGACCAATTGGAGGTATGATGCCaccacagccaggaattcctccACAGCAACAAGGAATGAGACCTCCCATGCCACCTCATG GTCAGTATGGTGCTCATCACCAGGGCATGCCAGGATATCTTCCTGGGGCCATGCCTCCATACGGTCAGGGACCTCCGATGGTGCCCCCGTACCAAAGTGGACCTCCTCGACCTCCCATGGGAATGAGACCCCCCGTAATGTCGCAAGGTGGCCGCTACTGA
- the ZNF207 gene encoding BUB3-interacting and GLEBS motif-containing protein ZNF207 isoform X5 yields MGRKKKKQLKPWCWYCNRDFDDEKILIQHQKAKHFKCHICHKKLYTGPGLAIHCMQVHKETIDAVPNAIPGRTDIELEIYGMEGIPEKDMEERRRLLEQKTQESQKKKQQDDSDEYEDDESAASTSFQPQQVQPQQGYIPPMAQPGLPPVPGAPGMPPGIPPLMAGVPPMMPGMPPVMPGMPPGLHQQRKYMQSFCGGNMMMPMGGMMPPGPGIPPLMPGMPPGRSGLSNSYYGMPPPVGPRPGMPPMTQAQPVTAPGILNRPPAPAATAPTPQPPVTKPLFPSAGQAAAAVPGPVGTDFKPLNSTPATTTEPPKPTFPAYTQSTASTTSTTNSTAAKPATSITSKPATLTTTSATSKLIHPDEDISLEERRAQLPKYQRNLPRPGQAALGNPPVGPIGGMMPPQPGIPPQQQGMRPPMPPHGQYGAHHQGMPGYLPGAMPPYGQGPPMVPPYQSGPPRPPMGMRPPVMSQGGRY; encoded by the exons ATGGGACGTAAGAAGAAGAAGCAGCTGAAGCCTTGGTGCTG GTATTGTAATAGGGATTTTGACGATGAAAAAATCCTTATACAGCATCAGAAAGCAAAGCACTTTAAATGCCATATATGTCATAAGAAACTCTATACAGGACCTGGTTTAGCTATACATTGCATGCAG gtACATAAGGAAACAATAGATGCTGTTCCAAATGCTATTCCCGGAAGAACAGACATTGAACTGGAAATCTATGGGATGGAGGGCATTCCAGAAAAAGATATGGAGGAACGGAGGAGGTTACTTGAACAAAAAACTCAGG AGagccagaaaaagaaacaacaggaTGACTCTGATGAGTATGAAGATGACGAATCTGCGGCTTCGACTTCATTTCAACCCCAGCAGGTTCAGCCACAGCAGGGGTACATTCCCCCAATGGCACAGCCTGGTCTGCCTCCTGTGCCAGGTGCTCCAGGGATGCCTCCAG gtatTCCGCCATTAATGGCAGGTGTTCCACCTATGATGCCTGGAATGCCTCCAGTTATGCCTGGAATGCCACCTGG ATTACATCAACAGAGAAAATACATGCAGTCATTTTGTGGTGGAAACAT GATGATGCCAATGGGTGGAATGATGCCTCCTGGGCCAGGAATCCCACCTCTTATGCCTGGTATGCCACCAGGTAGGTCAGGGTTGTCGAACTCGTACTATG GTATGCCTCCCCCCGTGGGGCCGCGGCCTGGCATGCCCCCAATGACACAAGCCCAGCCTGTCACAGCTCCAGGCATCCTTAACCggcctccagctcctgctgcaacAGCACCCACCCCACAGCCTCCAGTCACTAAACCACTCTTCCCAAGTGCGGGGCAG gctgcagcagctgtgccagggccagtTGGTACTGATTTCAAACCTTTGAATTCTACACCTGCAACGACAACAGAGCCCCCAAAACCTACATTCCCTGCTTACACACAGTCCACAGCCTCAACCACTAGCACCACCAACAGTACTGCAGCTAAACCAGCCACATCTATAACAAGTAAGCCTGCTACCCTCACCACAACCAGTGCAACCAGTAAGTTGATCCATCCAGATGAGGATATATCACTG GAAGAGCGAAGGGCTCAGTTGCCCAAGTACCAGCGCAATCTTCCTCGGCCAGGACAGGCTGCCCTGGGTAATCCACCAGTTGGACCAATTGGAGGTATGATGCCaccacagccaggaattcctccACAGCAACAAGGAATGAGACCTCCCATGCCACCTCATG GTCAGTATGGTGCTCATCACCAGGGCATGCCAGGATATCTTCCTGGGGCCATGCCTCCATACGGTCAGGGACCTCCGATGGTGCCCCCGTACCAAAGTGGACCTCCTCGACCTCCCATGGGAATGAGACCCCCCGTAATGTCGCAAGGTGGCCGCTACTGA
- the ZNF207 gene encoding BUB3-interacting and GLEBS motif-containing protein ZNF207 isoform X7, whose protein sequence is MGRKKKKQLKPWCWYCNRDFDDEKILIQHQKAKHFKCHICHKKLYTGPGLAIHCMQVHKETIDAVPNAIPGRTDIELEIYGMEGIPEKDMEERRRLLEQKTQESQKKKQQDDSDEYEDDESAASTSFQPQQVQPQQGYIPPMAQPGLPPVPGAPGMPPGIPPLMAGVPPMMPGMPPVMPGMPPGMMPMGGMMPPGPGIPPLMPGMPPGRSGLSNSYYGMPPPVGPRPGMPPMTQAQPVTAPGILNRPPAPAATAPTPQPPVTKPLFPSAGQAAAAVPGPVGTDFKPLNSTPATTTEPPKPTFPAYTQSTASTTSTTNSTAAKPATSITSKPATLTTTSATSKLIHPDEDISLEERRAQLPKYQRNLPRPGQAALGNPPVGPIGGMMPPQPGIPPQQQGMRPPMPPHGQYGAHHQGMPGYLPGAMPPYGQGPPMVPPYQSGPPRPPMGMRPPVMSQGGRY, encoded by the exons ATGGGACGTAAGAAGAAGAAGCAGCTGAAGCCTTGGTGCTG GTATTGTAATAGGGATTTTGACGATGAAAAAATCCTTATACAGCATCAGAAAGCAAAGCACTTTAAATGCCATATATGTCATAAGAAACTCTATACAGGACCTGGTTTAGCTATACATTGCATGCAG gtACATAAGGAAACAATAGATGCTGTTCCAAATGCTATTCCCGGAAGAACAGACATTGAACTGGAAATCTATGGGATGGAGGGCATTCCAGAAAAAGATATGGAGGAACGGAGGAGGTTACTTGAACAAAAAACTCAGG AGagccagaaaaagaaacaacaggaTGACTCTGATGAGTATGAAGATGACGAATCTGCGGCTTCGACTTCATTTCAACCCCAGCAGGTTCAGCCACAGCAGGGGTACATTCCCCCAATGGCACAGCCTGGTCTGCCTCCTGTGCCAGGTGCTCCAGGGATGCCTCCAG gtatTCCGCCATTAATGGCAGGTGTTCCACCTATGATGCCTGGAATGCCTCCAGTTATGCCTGGAATGCCACCTGG GATGATGCCAATGGGTGGAATGATGCCTCCTGGGCCAGGAATCCCACCTCTTATGCCTGGTATGCCACCAGGTAGGTCAGGGTTGTCGAACTCGTACTATG GTATGCCTCCCCCCGTGGGGCCGCGGCCTGGCATGCCCCCAATGACACAAGCCCAGCCTGTCACAGCTCCAGGCATCCTTAACCggcctccagctcctgctgcaacAGCACCCACCCCACAGCCTCCAGTCACTAAACCACTCTTCCCAAGTGCGGGGCAG gctgcagcagctgtgccagggccagtTGGTACTGATTTCAAACCTTTGAATTCTACACCTGCAACGACAACAGAGCCCCCAAAACCTACATTCCCTGCTTACACACAGTCCACAGCCTCAACCACTAGCACCACCAACAGTACTGCAGCTAAACCAGCCACATCTATAACAAGTAAGCCTGCTACCCTCACCACAACCAGTGCAACCAGTAAGTTGATCCATCCAGATGAGGATATATCACTG GAAGAGCGAAGGGCTCAGTTGCCCAAGTACCAGCGCAATCTTCCTCGGCCAGGACAGGCTGCCCTGGGTAATCCACCAGTTGGACCAATTGGAGGTATGATGCCaccacagccaggaattcctccACAGCAACAAGGAATGAGACCTCCCATGCCACCTCATG GTCAGTATGGTGCTCATCACCAGGGCATGCCAGGATATCTTCCTGGGGCCATGCCTCCATACGGTCAGGGACCTCCGATGGTGCCCCCGTACCAAAGTGGACCTCCTCGACCTCCCATGGGAATGAGACCCCCCGTAATGTCGCAAGGTGGCCGCTACTGA
- the ZNF207 gene encoding BUB3-interacting and GLEBS motif-containing protein ZNF207 isoform X1, translating to MGRKKKKQLKPWCWYCNRDFDDEKILIQHQKAKHFKCHICHKKLYTGPGLAIHCMQVHKETIDAVPNAIPGRTDIELEIYGMEGIPEKDMEERRRLLEQKTQESQKKKQQDDSDEYEDDESAASTSFQPQQVQPQQGYIPPMAQPGLPPVPGAPGMPPGIPPLMAGVPPMMPGMPPVMPGMPPGLHQQRKYMQSFCGGNMMMPMGGMMPPGPGIPPLMPGMPPGRSGLSNSYYGMPPPVGPRPGMPPMTQAQPVTAPGILNRPPAPAATAPTPQPPVTKPLFPSAGQMGTPVTSSSAASSNSESLSASSNALFPSTAQAAAAVPGPVGTDFKPLNSTPATTTEPPKPTFPAYTQSTASTTSTTNSTAAKPATSITSKPATLTTTSATSKLIHPDEDISLEERRAQLPKYQRNLPRPGQAALGNPPVGPIGGMMPPQPGIPPQQQGMRPPMPPHGQYGAHHQGMPGYLPGAMPPYGQGPPMVPPYQSGPPRPPMGMRPPVMSQGGRY from the exons ATGGGACGTAAGAAGAAGAAGCAGCTGAAGCCTTGGTGCTG GTATTGTAATAGGGATTTTGACGATGAAAAAATCCTTATACAGCATCAGAAAGCAAAGCACTTTAAATGCCATATATGTCATAAGAAACTCTATACAGGACCTGGTTTAGCTATACATTGCATGCAG gtACATAAGGAAACAATAGATGCTGTTCCAAATGCTATTCCCGGAAGAACAGACATTGAACTGGAAATCTATGGGATGGAGGGCATTCCAGAAAAAGATATGGAGGAACGGAGGAGGTTACTTGAACAAAAAACTCAGG AGagccagaaaaagaaacaacaggaTGACTCTGATGAGTATGAAGATGACGAATCTGCGGCTTCGACTTCATTTCAACCCCAGCAGGTTCAGCCACAGCAGGGGTACATTCCCCCAATGGCACAGCCTGGTCTGCCTCCTGTGCCAGGTGCTCCAGGGATGCCTCCAG gtatTCCGCCATTAATGGCAGGTGTTCCACCTATGATGCCTGGAATGCCTCCAGTTATGCCTGGAATGCCACCTGG ATTACATCAACAGAGAAAATACATGCAGTCATTTTGTGGTGGAAACAT GATGATGCCAATGGGTGGAATGATGCCTCCTGGGCCAGGAATCCCACCTCTTATGCCTGGTATGCCACCAGGTAGGTCAGGGTTGTCGAACTCGTACTATG GTATGCCTCCCCCCGTGGGGCCGCGGCCTGGCATGCCCCCAATGACACAAGCCCAGCCTGTCACAGCTCCAGGCATCCTTAACCggcctccagctcctgctgcaacAGCACCCACCCCACAGCCTCCAGTCACTAAACCACTCTTCCCAAGTGCGGGGCAG ATGGGGACACCTGTCACAAGCTCAAGTGCAGCTTCCTCCAATTCAGAAAGTCTGTCAGCGTCTTCTAACGCTCTGTTTCCTAGCACAGCACAA gctgcagcagctgtgccagggccagtTGGTACTGATTTCAAACCTTTGAATTCTACACCTGCAACGACAACAGAGCCCCCAAAACCTACATTCCCTGCTTACACACAGTCCACAGCCTCAACCACTAGCACCACCAACAGTACTGCAGCTAAACCAGCCACATCTATAACAAGTAAGCCTGCTACCCTCACCACAACCAGTGCAACCAGTAAGTTGATCCATCCAGATGAGGATATATCACTG GAAGAGCGAAGGGCTCAGTTGCCCAAGTACCAGCGCAATCTTCCTCGGCCAGGACAGGCTGCCCTGGGTAATCCACCAGTTGGACCAATTGGAGGTATGATGCCaccacagccaggaattcctccACAGCAACAAGGAATGAGACCTCCCATGCCACCTCATG GTCAGTATGGTGCTCATCACCAGGGCATGCCAGGATATCTTCCTGGGGCCATGCCTCCATACGGTCAGGGACCTCCGATGGTGCCCCCGTACCAAAGTGGACCTCCTCGACCTCCCATGGGAATGAGACCCCCCGTAATGTCGCAAGGTGGCCGCTACTGA